TGAAGTGGATGATTTGCCTGAACCGTGTTTTAAGTTAGTTGATACAGGTATTACTGCAACACAATTTTTTGATAACAATAAAGCTGTTACTTATAGTTTTGATAGTTCTGTTTTAACAGAAGGTGAAGAATATACTATTTTTGCGTATTATCAATTTGTAGACGCTGAATGTGAGCATTTCTTTTCTGAATTATATTATTATACCTATTTAGTGCCTGTTCCGTTGCCGCCTGACCCTGTTAAAGAAGGGTATACATTTGTTGGGTGGTATTATGATGAAGAATTTACACAGCCTTATAATGGTGAGCCTATTTATGCGGATACAAAATTATATGCTAAATTTGAAATAAATAAATATACAGTAACTTTTAATCTTGCAGGTGGAGAGGTTATTGAAGGAGAAGCAATTCAAATAGTAGAATATGGCAATTCGGCAGTTGCCCCTACTGTAACTCGTGAAGGATATAGATTTATTGGCTGGGATAAGTCTTTTGATAATATAAAAGGTGATTTGATAGTAACTGCTCAATGGGAGCGTATAACTTATACAGTTACTTTTTATGTTGACGGAGAGGTTTATGACGTTATAACGGTATATCACGGAACAGTGTTTATTGATAATCCAAGTGTTCAAAAAATAATGCAAACACTTTCTGCTGTGTATTTGAACCCTGAAAAGACCGTTTTGTTATCTCCAACAACTGTTTTAGATGAAGATACGGTTTTATATGTAGATGTTGACGCAAGTTTAAGAAAATGGCTTGATATTGGCTTGTGGTTTCAAAAAAATTGGATATGGTTGGCTGTGGGTGCAGGTGTTTTGGCTTTTATTGTTATTGTTGTAATAATTAAGGTGAAAAGGGGGTAAATAATGAAAAAGATTATATTAGCTTTTTTAATGCTTATAACTTGTTTTAATGTTTTTGTTCCTGTAACTTATGCTAGTGAAAGTAATATTGAGGAAGGAGTGGTAAAGACCATTCCTTCCTCTGAAATAATGACTGTTGCAGATGTTGACAAGCCGATAGATGTTACTGCTGATAGTAGTAAAAAAACAATGTATTATTTATCAATACCTATTAATCAAAAAATGTATTTTTATAGGTTTAACTTGGTTGATATGCCAATTCAAGGTGATATTTTAAAGACAATAGAGCAAAATACTAGTATAAAGGGTTTTTATAATAGCTTTGAAAAAAGTTATATTGAAAAAGATATGTTTACTTTTATTTTTACTTATACTAATGTTAGGGTGAATAACAATCCTGTTATAACTACTTGGAATATACCTATAAAAAATTTAAAATATGACAATCCTTTGTTTGGCTGGAAACATTTATATCCTATTAGTTTTGATATAAATACTACTGTTGATATTAATATACGTTCTGAATATTATGATTTATTTAAAAATGCAGATTTATCGAGTATAACAATAACGATATTATATAGGGGTTCGGGTTATCCTATGTATCGTTATTCACATAAAAATGGTTGGTGGATTTTTTCCGAAGAAATTTATTCACCTTATTTCACTTTTTCAGGTATTGAGTTAAAACAAAGAGAAGTTCCTTCAGATTATGACCCTATTAAAGAAGAAGGGCAAGCACCTGACAATGGGGGAATTGATTTAAAGCCTATTAATGAAGGTGTAGTTTCACCTGTCAATTTGTTCGATTATATAAAAGACGCTTTTAAGGCGGTTTTTGCAGGGAATGCAAATATTGTTCAATATATAGTTGTTTTTGTTGTTTCTCTTGTTCTTTTGTTCTTATTGGGATTGATTATAAAAATTCTTACTTGGATTTTTAAGTGATAATTAATAGAGGTAATTAATATGTGGGAGTTTATCAAGCAATTATTTGATTTTAGTAATTGGTCAACTATGACCTTTCTTGAGCAGTCGATAAAAATGTTTAAAATTACAGTGTTTGTATTGCTTGTTTTAGCTGTTTTAGGAATTTTAACTAAAATTATACGATTGATTATAGGTTTAATAAGGTTGTTCCGAAAATGATTTATATTTTGTTTGGAGTTGTTATAATTTTTATAATTTTTATAGCTTTAATCGTTTTTGCCAAAAAAAGAAAAAAACGATTATGTAATGATTATGACGATAATTATTTTAAGGTTCAGAATGATTGGTTAGTTGAGCAATTTAGGACAAGAAATGTATATGTTTTTGGGAAAAAAAGGACAGGTAAAGATTTGCTTTTTGCTCACGTGATATATTTGCGTGGGGAAAAGCATTATGCTAATATGCCTTATGACGATAATACGGAAGTTATCGAACTTAAGGAAATAAATGTCGGTGGAAATACTTTTGAGCATATTATTGAGGGTCAAATAGAACCTTTTGAACCTCAATTTGAGTTTGGGCGAGATATATATTTATCTGACGCGGGCATTTTTTTCCCAAGTCAGTATCACAGAATTTTAGAGCAAAAGTTTCCTGATATGCCGATATTTTTTGCTTTGTCAGGTCATTTGTATGAACTTAATGTTCATTGTAATTGTCAAGAACTCGGTCGTGTTTGGGATAAATTAAGAGAACAGGCTGATTGTTATATTAGGGTGTTGGGGTGCAAGTGGTATCGTAATTATGCATTAGTTAGTTGTATCTCGTATACTGATTATAATGCCGCAGAACGCAAAATAAGCCCTCCAAGCCCTAAAAAATCTGAAAAGAAACTTTTGGAATTTTATGAAAAGT
The window above is part of the Clostridia bacterium genome. Proteins encoded here:
- a CDS encoding InlB B-repeat-containing protein, translated to MKVKKVKTKIHFGKIAFIFALCFVALCGFTVSSYAYASSSKVNAPISVTLTPNYDEGVISITLTPTGSDYTRFRTAEPLNIFAISGHKTINEIPVIDYEVDDLPEPCFKLVDTGITATQFFDNNKAVTYSFDSSVLTEGEEYTIFAYYQFVDAECEHFFSELYYYTYLVPVPLPPDPVKEGYTFVGWYYDEEFTQPYNGEPIYADTKLYAKFEINKYTVTFNLAGGEVIEGEAIQIVEYGNSAVAPTVTREGYRFIGWDKSFDNIKGDLIVTAQWERITYTVTFYVDGEVYDVITVYHGTVFIDNPSVQKIMQTLSAVYLNPEKTVLLSPTTVLDEDTVLYVDVDASLRKWLDIGLWFQKNWIWLAVGAGVLAFIVIVVIIKVKRG